A window from Calditrichia bacterium encodes these proteins:
- a CDS encoding M28 family peptidase — MLLILSHAIAQDLQKALSQIDEAEYTQRIKTLASDEFQGRLPATEGETKTINYLRDEFRKIGLKPGNGDSYFQEVGLVQITSHPDERLEIKGTGRGLSLGLGSQFVAQTRRMVDKIDVRDAEMVFAGYGIVAPEYNWNDYAGLDAKGKIVVVLVNDPGFATQDSALFTGRAMTYYGRWTYKYEEAARQGAAGVLIVHEPAPAGYPWFVVQSGWSGPEFHMEAADKNMSRCQFEGWISGIAARSLFGQAGLNYEEEIDKAAKPGFTYQPFGLTASLSLTNDISYSKSNNVLALLPGTDRADEIVIYSAHWDHFGVNPEMDGDNIFNGARDNATGTAALLELADAFVNAPEPPRRSILFLAVTAEEQGLLGSAYYAAHPVYPLNKTVAALNMDALNIFGKMKDITVIGLGNSQLDAYVEAAATAQRRYVRPDPEPEKGIFFRSDHFSFAKEGVPSLYTKMGIDHVSKSQDEVLAISNKWTAELYHKPGDEYDPATWDLSGAIDDIRLMFRVGYQLSRENTFPEWNDGNAFKARRDADMAN, encoded by the coding sequence ATGCTATTGATTTTATCTCACGCCATTGCGCAGGATTTGCAAAAAGCGCTCAGTCAGATCGATGAAGCGGAGTACACCCAACGCATCAAAACACTCGCTTCGGATGAATTTCAGGGGCGATTACCCGCAACGGAAGGCGAGACCAAAACCATCAATTATTTGCGAGATGAATTCCGAAAAATTGGGCTGAAACCGGGCAATGGTGACAGCTATTTTCAGGAAGTCGGGTTGGTGCAAATCACCAGTCATCCCGATGAACGGCTGGAAATCAAAGGCACCGGCAGGGGATTGAGCCTCGGTTTGGGCAGCCAGTTTGTTGCACAAACCCGCCGGATGGTTGATAAAATCGATGTTCGCGATGCGGAAATGGTTTTCGCCGGATACGGCATTGTTGCGCCGGAATACAATTGGAATGATTACGCCGGTCTCGATGCCAAAGGTAAAATTGTGGTTGTTTTGGTGAACGATCCCGGATTCGCGACGCAAGACAGCGCGCTGTTCACCGGTCGTGCGATGACCTATTACGGTCGCTGGACATACAAATACGAAGAAGCCGCACGGCAGGGCGCCGCCGGTGTGCTGATCGTTCACGAACCCGCGCCTGCGGGATATCCCTGGTTTGTGGTACAATCCGGCTGGAGCGGACCGGAATTTCACATGGAAGCGGCAGATAAAAATATGTCCCGCTGTCAGTTTGAGGGCTGGATTTCTGGTATCGCGGCGCGTTCGCTGTTCGGGCAAGCCGGTCTGAATTATGAGGAAGAAATTGACAAAGCTGCAAAACCGGGATTCACTTACCAGCCGTTCGGGTTGACTGCGTCGCTGTCGCTGACCAATGACATTTCTTATTCGAAATCGAACAACGTGCTGGCGTTGCTGCCGGGCACCGATCGCGCAGATGAAATCGTCATTTACAGCGCCCATTGGGATCATTTTGGCGTGAATCCGGAAATGGACGGTGACAATATTTTCAATGGTGCCCGCGACAACGCTACCGGAACCGCTGCGTTGCTAGAACTGGCTGATGCGTTCGTGAATGCGCCGGAACCGCCGCGTCGATCGATCCTGTTTTTGGCGGTCACCGCAGAAGAGCAAGGGTTGCTCGGTTCGGCGTATTATGCCGCACACCCGGTGTATCCGCTCAACAAAACCGTTGCCGCACTAAACATGGATGCGCTGAATATTTTTGGAAAAATGAAAGATATCACCGTAATCGGGTTGGGCAATTCGCAACTCGATGCGTATGTTGAAGCAGCCGCAACTGCTCAGAGGCGTTATGTTCGCCCCGATCCCGAGCCGGAAAAAGGGATCTTTTTTCGCTCGGATCACTTCAGTTTTGCCAAAGAAGGCGTTCCGTCATTATACACCAAAATGGGGATCGATCACGTCAGTAAGTCGCAGGATGAGGTGTTAGCGATCTCCAACAAATGGACCGCCGAGCTGTATCACAAACCGGGTGATGAATACGATCCGGCAACCTGGGATTTGAGCGGCGCTATCGACGATATCCGGCTGATGTTCCGGGTAGGCTACCAGCTCAGCCGGGAAAACACCTTCCCGGAATGGAACGACGGCAATGCCTTCAAAGCCAGGCGCGATGCAGATATGGCTAATTGA
- a CDS encoding EVE domain-containing protein: MNYWLMKTEPEAYSWDDLKNKPNSTDFWDGVRNYQARNFMRDMKVGDKVFFYHSQINPPAIVGIATVVREAYPDPTQFDPESKYFDPKSKTEDPRWSVVDIRSEAEFAEPVTLPELRDIPDLEEMVLLRKGSRLSVQPVTEKEWKIITKSRKIRQL, from the coding sequence ATGAACTACTGGTTAATGAAAACGGAACCGGAAGCATATTCATGGGATGATCTCAAAAACAAGCCAAATTCGACGGATTTTTGGGACGGTGTTCGCAATTATCAAGCCCGGAATTTCATGCGCGATATGAAAGTCGGTGACAAGGTTTTTTTCTATCACAGCCAGATCAACCCGCCGGCAATTGTCGGGATTGCCACGGTGGTTCGCGAAGCATATCCCGATCCCACCCAGTTCGACCCCGAATCCAAATATTTCGATCCCAAAAGCAAGACAGAAGATCCGCGCTGGAGCGTGGTCGATATCCGCAGCGAAGCTGAATTTGCCGAGCCGGTAACGTTGCCGGAACTCCGCGACATTCCCGATCTTGAAGAAATGGTGCTGCTCCGCAAAGGCAGCCGGCTTTCTGTTCAGCCGGTTACGGAAAAAGAGTGGAAAATCATCACCAAAAGCCGGAAAATCCGGCAGCTTTGA